Below is a genomic region from Brassica oleracea var. oleracea cultivar TO1000 unplaced genomic scaffold, BOL UnpScaffold01084, whole genome shotgun sequence.
cgacgattttttccctcagaatccttgatgttttcttgtagtgtaactCCCAATCAGGGTCTATTCAAACCAAAATCCAACATATAGGAGTATACAGAATCATGAAAGAAGGTTGGGTTCGAGACACTCCACCTTAgtctagatctggatctggatctgtAAACACGGATTTAAGAAGGTTGAGATCTGGTCACCACTACCACTTCACGGCGCCagcgagagggagagagagagatagcgtgcgacggcgaggagagagagggggtgtcggcgaggagagagagagagagcgacgcgcgggagagagagagaagagagagaggcggcgcaGGATAGAAGGGGAGAGAgctcgacggctagggttttcggcctccgggaattctctgcagagcttcgcttcagATTTGTGATGAGGCAAAAAGGGaggctgcatctctttttataggaaagggGAAGGGAAACCCTAGGTTTTTGCCAAATGGGCCGTAGAGAAGCCCATATTCTTTGGGAAATTTTACGGGCCAGGAACCGGGGCGTTACAGTAAATgtttatatagaaataatttatttaactattagaTAATCagttaatatatacttatatattgtTCTATGATTACCACAGAATAGTTTGAGTGTTTCCATAAACAACTCAAAAGGAGAAAGAGTTAAACACCAATATGATAACCAcacaatatttagaaaaaaaaaacaagtcaaaCAAACATAACCAATTTTTACGGATCACCATGCAAGACATGTATTACAGTACTAGTTACATTATtctatctataaataaatttaattcttAAATAGAAATTTCAATCATCTAACTAGTAAACCtaaaactcaaaaccctaataaacGTGTCATTATTGCAAGAATgccacaaaaaaataatatgtctTCATCACAGCTCGCTGTCTTTTGCATCATCCTTATTGCTTTATTTTCTCTTCATGAATGTATATGTTTATACTGATTTCTTTTTGTTCATCATATGCATTTGTTACCATTGCATTCAACATCATGACATCCAAGTGATATTGTTgtcacttttttgtttttatagttGTTGATGGCCAAGGTGTTAGCAATCCAAAAAAGCCATTTTGCGTGGCAACCAAATGCACACTAAAGACAAAACTCGCACTTGTTCTTTTTGTTACAATGAAATCACAATGACGACAACTACTTACAAGAGCGAAGCAGAATGTAAAGCTGTGTGCAAGGCATGATTTATCTCGAGACGTGCAAATAGCGCtgaataaacattttatttaataccTAATTTATTTGCTtctgtttttattataataaagatgatgattttgaatccaaattttttttttatacctaTGTTATTTGTGTTTACAGATTGATTTAGTCTGCGTAATATACAATAGATTAATCTATTTTATCTCCTTatcgtttttttgtttatagtatttaaaaaacaaaatcttctaATTAATAACTAAGAGTAAGTTTTTGAAACTTAATAGTTTGTTATGGTTaatggtaagtttttttttctatttccttCTACACCATATGACTACCACTTATGAGTAAGAAAAAATACTAGATCAAAGAGGAAATGTCGAGATTTTCTTATTAGTCTGCCCAAtcaccggagttgctcattctcagcaggcttcccctaGGCaagacatcgctccagtaatcttGCTATCCCGGATTCCTCTCAGGCCGGAGCCGTATTTTGAGCCCGGGAGAGGACTGGTTCCCTTGTACTAGGCAGGACCTGGCGATATCTTCTTGAACCGTTGATTCTAGTTGAAGATAACGAAGCTCAGAGCTTTTAGCGTTGACTTGGAGATGATGGAACCTGGAGCTCTGATGATTTCCGAAGAGGAGTTCTGAGCATTTGAGTGTGACACATAGATGCAGGTCTAGAGGTCGGTACCAGTTTTGTTGAAGGTTTCAGATGCTTCGAAGGATACTTTAGTCGACTCTTCTTTTAAGAGGTACGTATCCATTTTATCTTTCAGGGAAATTTCCCTTTTTAGGGAGGATTTCCCTTTCTCCTGCGAGGACcgagttttccttttttaaggGCTCACGATATCTCCTAATCAGCCTCAATCCATCTCCAACGCTGATTTCCAGATGAGAAAGAAGAATCCCGAACTTCTTGCGTTTCCGTCCTCACTCATGGATGGCCGTTCAAGGCCACGTCGTCTTTTCACCGATCCTTACTCATCTCCTATTCCTTCTTTGGGAGATGTTCTCGAAGCTGATAGTAAAGCGGTTCCGATGGCGCTCCTGAGACGGCGTCGCTCCTGTTTCTTCGATGAGGGTCCCCGTTCCGAGATCCGAGAGGGAGATCTAGCTGATATGCAGAGGAAGTATGCGATTCATCCTTCAATGGGTATGAGGAGTCCGTCTGAGTTCGAGCGTGCTCCAGACAGTGGAGCGAGTTAGGTGGAAATCTATGAAGCACATCTGGAGGCGGGCTTCCAGGGCGGTATCCCTTCCCTTATAGGTGAAGTATCCTCTTTCTTTGGTTTCTATCCCTCTCAACTTACTCCTCTGACCTGGAGGACTTTAATGGCTATCCAAGTACTCGGGGAACTTCATGGATTCTCCGTTAGGGTGCATGAGATCCTATGCTCCTACTACTTTGCCCCTTTGGTGAACAAAGCAGGATTCTACCATCTCCAATCTCGCGACAACACTCCTTAGTTGAGGAACCTTCAAGGGGTATTAGAGGTAATTATCCCTTCGGGGATGGTTGGAACAACCGGTTTGTATTCGTGAAGATCCCGGAGCCATTCGGCTATCCTACGTCCTGCTGTACCGTCAGTAAGCTCTTCTTCTTTATTCGAGCCTTGAGTTTATCGTTCCTTTGAGACCTCATACTTATTGATGCTTGGTTTTTGCCATCAGATGTATCTCGTCCGGTATCCTTTGCTGGAGAAGCATTAGCAAAGCTTATAATGGGAGTTCCCTGGGAGGCCTTGCGTCACAGCCGTATTTAGGGTAAGCCTTCTGCTTTCAGTTTCACTTGATAGGATTCGGTCTTCTTATTTCTTGCATTGCTTTCTCCCAGGGAACGTGGTGAGTCTCTCGGTGTCAGCCATCTATGATGAGCACCAAAAGGTTAAAACATGGTAAAGGCGTCGTTTTATACCCCTCTGCCAAGATTGGCGCGGGCTGCTTCATCGGTTAATGGTTTATCTCCCACCTCATCAATGGTTGCTGAAGCCGTATCTAATCATGACCCATTGGTCGATGCGCACCAGAGGTTGATTGGCGAGGTGTTCTTTCTCCGTAACCAGGTGCAGGACATGATGGCTCACATGGAACTGTTGGTTCAGTAGGTGAGGGCATCGTCCAGATGGGAGCTCATGAAAGAATGTCAAGAGAAGCGGGTGGAGCACTGGGATCTGTTCCTGTCCGGGGGGATCGACCAGCAGTCGGGGAGTTTTTCTTAGGTCGCCACCCCGAAGTCTGTTGTGGGGTTGCGATTCTCGGAGGAGCCTTCTTTCTAAAtgatttttccttgtttttgtttttgaaactcTGGCTTTTGTCGAATCTCTTTGTTCGAATAATGGCTATTTGTAGCCCCTTTTGATTTTGTTGGAATAACGGCTCTtcgtaattttctttttatgcaCCATTTCCTATTGCTTTGCATGCTTTGACGGTGGTACTTCGAATTTTTAAGAGGACCCTCCCTGCCTGTTTCTTGGTTGAGGTAAGACTCGTAGAATATGATCACTCCTTGTCCTCTCCGTAGGTTAGGTAACAGGATCCTAGGATTGGATCGAACTTAGATCTTGCTTTAGGAAATGTCGTCAGAATCCAAAGGCCATCTTTGGATGTTCGGGTTGCCCCAGACCTGGAGATTATGTAAGGACCATAAGGTTGTTaaggaacccggaggttgcgtTTGTAACCCGGAGGTGACGTAAGGGCCCGGAGGTCAtctgggaacccggaggtttttTTGGATCATGGAATCACGTTTGGGACCTGGAGGTCGTAGGGGAACCTGGAAGTTTTCCTTCAGATCCTGAGATCATTCTTGGaacttgttggggtcaaaaacggtcacgaaagttaacatccaaatctatGTAAAAATCAGTatgaacattttttacgaaagttactcttcgtaaaaagaatctttacgaagagctttgcggtaaaatcttgtttcAATTTCAATCGAAcccctaaaaactaaaaacaccgATTGTCCGAAAGCAACCGACAagtatccaaatcggccacggacatggtcaagtatggccatcgtactacgcacaagccaagctcagtcgttacatagcgaccgaggatacacacggctcggtcgctacgtagttaCCGAGCTTAAgctaagctcggtcgctaagtagagACCGAGCACGTACGCATCTcaatcgctacatagcgaccggaCTCTCCCAAATGTCAATACGACAcgagtccatgcattctcgtctactctttaatgctatctcccatAGACCACGGCTTAACCATTCCTTGTTCCTTATCGATCggagtcatcagtcaaactttacgataaaaaccgttGGAAGTTTGTCTTTATCGAAGAAACTGTAATAAACGTtacgagtcgaaagacggcccaaagagacctaaaacgcgactcgaagcccactaacaatttcttaaccaaaagcccataaatcCTATGACGGTtcatgcttggttcgcaaggaaagataaatgtgaagttttcgcggataaatgttaagtttccgcagataatcacgaagatcaggaaaatggaatatctccatttttgagctatgacggccgaagggcagaaggagaaaatcataaaccgacctaggagggagtatataaggagtcctaggcaagAGGCAAAAGGAGGAAGAAAATTgagcacttagaaactttaggcattactctcgacatgttctgtttctatgactggtactcgattactagacgaacttgCAAAGAAGGTTcaatctcttgttctactcattcaatcgaactacgttcgacttgatcctcgaaaggtgtatgtaggcagcctttcataaggttcagtccgaaatcaatcaaaaccttttatctatttcttttgttgtttatcgagctgcgacacaactaggtttaaggtttttagTCATTAGAACTAGGgactcgctgacagctcttgcggccgaagcttttaagTCTTTTTTAAtaatcgcaacgctcttacgtgAATTCGAAATAAAGATCTATTTTTTCTAAactcgttttgttatcttttcatattttttgcatctatttggtcacttgtcgttggctccgcagagatccgggacctctgagaaattagggttttcctagttttctaatttaaacggaattcgacggtgtgaattttggttcccacagaaCTTGGAGGTTCTTCTTTAGATCCTAGGATCATGTTTGGAGCCTGGTGGCTATATGGGAACCTGTAGATTCTTCCTTAGGCCCTGAGATCAGATttggaacccgaaggttcttgAATTCGTAATTGGACCCTGAAGTCATGTGTGCTGGGGAAAAATATCCAGATATCCTTTCCcccagcctccaggcaggactCAGATCCCCGGATCCCTGATAAATGGGTACCCCGGGTCCCCACCAGAGGGAACCCTGGGCTTGGTCCCTGGACCCTACTCCCTTCCATGAAATGGAAAACTTTCgacaaggagaaccttccatatttccgaatatggaataGTTTAACCTAATGAAACCGACTTCTAGACGACTATATAATAGCGACAACAGCCTtcaagcaagggatcgacttctccaaggcttagagactagggttagacggctagaattagggttcttataAAACATCTTGTAACGATCCCTTGTTCTTGCCTAATCATCTAATAATACGTTTCTTCAAGCCTATTCTATTATTATTCTCTTTAAACATCCTAAAACCCTTACTAAGTAACAACAAACACTCGAGGTTTACCAGCTTATCGATCGTTCCGTGGTACTctaaaagagcctacacaaaaatctccTAACAGTTTGGccctagaaggaggggagtaatctaagcTACGTGACGatggcggtggatgagcaaGACAATACATCAGAATTTACCCCAAGAGAAGCCGAGCTTCAACGACAGATCGACGGACTGCAGATCCAATAACCGACTTGCACAAGGCTCAGGAAACAACCGAAAATCCAGAGCTTTCCTCCGAGGTTCAGAGCCTGAAGGAAAAACTTGGTGAACCCTCCAAACAGCTGGAGTTAAGCACCGAGAAACTCAACCAACTACAGACGGAGAACGCTGCACTCCGAGACAAGAACAAAGCTCCCAACACGGCGAGCAACAAGAAGCGTTGCTTCAACACTCGGGTTTGACCATGGGAAGCCTGAGCACTCCCAACACTGGAGAAGGCAAGACTAATGCGACTCCTGCATCCGGAGCGGCCAGGGCAACACGAGAAGGGATCGAGGATCACTAGAACCACGAACTAGAGGAAAGTGATTCTGAACCTGAACCCGCGAAAGAAGAAACCGAGAAGACGGCAGCCGAGTCTTCCATAACCGCCTATCTGGAGCAGATGTTTTCCAAGAGGTTCGACACCATGCAATCCATGGTCGAACTTCTACCAGGAGTAGCTCTCCCTATGCGGAGGAGCAACCCCGACTCGTACACAGATACTCCCATCCCGTAGGAGATCACCTCAGTCGAGATTCCCCAACATCAAGATGTACGATGGAACCGGAGACCCCGACGATCATATCGCACAATATAAACAGAGGATGCTAGCGGTTGCGCTCCCCAAGGAGTCCCGTGAGGCTACCATGTGTAAAGGGTTCGGCTCCACTCTAATTGGACCTGCCTTGCATTGGTATATCAATCTCCCTACCAGGTCCATCTCTTCCTTTGCCGGCCTGAGCGACAAGTTCATAGAACAATTCGCGAGTAGCAGGAGCCTGGAGAAGACTTCGGACGGTCTCTACGAGATCCTCCAGCATCGAGTAGAACCCCTGCGGGACTACATAGCCCATTTCAATGAAGAGAAGGTAGCGGTCCCTGAATGCAGCATCCCTACCGCAATCTTTGCCTTCAAGAAAGGCCTACTTCCAGACGGAGGGCTCGACAAAGAGCTAACCATGTACCCTTGCAAAACCATGGAGGATGTGCTATCCCGAGCGTGGGAACATGTGAAGTTGGAAGAGGACGTCGCTAGCCGCGCAAGGCTCAACCCAAACAGGAGACCGAGAAGAAAGATCCTCCCAAAAGGGATCCAAGGACTCCAGAAGCAGGAACCGGGGCAGGTTCCAATACCAGCCATTAGAAAAAGAAGAGGGGATGTCTGGGTCTACCTGGCCCGATATCTCCCATCTCTCAATATCCACACCAGAGCTGGTCAACAAGCTGAGGCAGATGGtccaacaggtcaagtggcccCCAAATATGAAAGCACCTGACTCATTCCGGAACCCAGGactctggtgcgacttccatcgCGATCATGTCCACAAAACTGAAGACTGCGTCACCCtgaagatcgaggtcaacgaactTCTCCAAAAGGGGCATCTCCAAGAATTCCTTTCAGAGAAAGCCAAGGCTCATCTTAGCAAAGAATCATCAGGGAAATCCAAAGGGGACGCACCAAGCTCACCACCTAGCCAGAACCGGGTGATTCATGTCATCTCAGGAGGCTCTGAGGTAAGTGGTGTGAGTCATGCAACTGCGAAGAAGAGCACCCGTAATGCTAAACACGGCCTAGAGACTACTCAACCTAAACGCCTACTTCTAAATACCGACGAGATAAGCTTCACAGCCAAAGAGCAAGAGAGGATATTAACTCCCCACCATGACGCTCTAGTTGTCTCTCTCACCATAGCGAACTGTTTGGTGAAAAGAATACTAGTAGACAACGGGTCCTCCAGCAATATCATCTTTCGGACGGTGTACCAAGACCTAGGGCTAGAGGAGAATACCCTGACGCACAAAGTAACCCCACTCATCGGGTTCAGCGGCGAGGTCAAGCAAACCGCTGGGGAGATTGTTCTGCCAGTATATGATGAAGGGATCAGCCTATCTACCAAATTCCTGGTCGTGGACTGCCAATCGGCATACAACATGATCTTAGGACGACCCTGGATTCACCACATGGGAGCAGTCCCCTCAACCCTCCATCAAATAGTGAAGTTCCCTACACTGTGGGGCATCAGAGCAATCCGAGGAGACCAGGAGAATTCTAGGTCCTGCTACCAGACAACCTTAAAAgggaagaccaaggtcttatagcaattataGAGGAGACCTCAGATCCCGCGGAATCGGTAATCAGGGGTCAACAATAGGGGAAATTCAGGAACCCTCTGCATAGTCCGGACCCTACATCCAAAAATCTTCCAGAGAGCTTACGCCGACCGCTTCGCATGGCCTCCCCTAAAAACCTGCAAGGCTGCACCTGCTCGTAAAATCTGGTCCCCACAGGACCCTCGACCTCCGCCTCACATAGATAAGATAGGCAGAAGCTTCAACAATTATCAACCAGCGATCTCACAGATAAACGAGTGGGGCACAAACACCTCAACAAAACCCCCTCGGAAGAGAGCTCCAAGCAGGAACCAGACGGAGATAGGAGACCTCTGAACACATTTGCTCCAGTGGATGAATGCGACTACATGGTTCATGGAAGCGCTGAAAACCTCCATCGATAGGAGACAGTGGCCCCCGAACGTCAACAGCACAGAGATCCACAAGGGCTGGGGGATGAAACAACTCCCAAACAGGGTCCGTAGATTCAAAAAAATGCGGAACCTTGCAGAGGATGAAGGAACCCTCCAGCGAAGACATTTGTCTCAAAAGCAAGTCAAACCCCACGGGTCACGCAGCAATAAGAGGTAAAACATGGCCTAACCACCGGGGTATCTCGCAAGCTGATATCTTGTACGGTCTCCGGACAATGATTTCTATATAATTattctatcttttatttaagaattatgtttttctactcatatgtacGCTGAAAGTCTACGGACGTAgcctatataataaaatagtttcgaTTATAAAGAGAGTACGTATACCATAATACATAAAGGGGAAAACGGGCTGGATCAGGTCAaagagacctccgatcctggccaaccctcaaTGATAAGTGGCCCGaccacacaaaaacaaaacgggtatgagacataaggtaggaatgggtctgcgcaagcccgagtatgccgtcaatactacctaaaaccccaGTATAGCCTCAGGCATATCGGGGCCCCAaactaaaataccaaaaaagtGAAAGGTACCTGTATTAAAACTGTACGTGCTAAATTAATACAGGGGACGCGCGGTATAATTGCCACAGAGAAAGTACAAAATTCCGGGAGCACCTTAATAATATCATgtttctccagacgtggaaaacAGCGTAAGTctggcacttgggttttcacccacaccagcaccctctaagacTGATAGTGGCTTTCTGCAGAAAGCAGAGTGCAGCAAGGGAACTCGATATTGACCAACCACGAGCGGTAGAAAGCGATAACCAACAGGTACCGAGAGTGGCCACACCTAGGGTGGCAGAATGCGGTCCCTTTAAAATTTAATTCTGTGGTTTTGAGAAAGAACTCCGGCCTCAAATAGGCCTTAGGGCCAAGAATCGACAGGTTCCTTAAAAGGACCTCAGGATCCAAAGACTATGAGTCTAAAACAAGACCTCAGGGTCAGGAACCTATCGGTTCTCTTTATAACTTAATTCCGGATTCTGAGAATTCCGGGCTCATATAGGCTTTAAAGGTCAGGAACCTACAGGTTCCCTAAAAAGAACCTCAGGGTCCAAGGACTATGAGTCCAATTCAAGACCTCAGGGTCCAGAATCTACGGGTTCTTAAAAAgggacctccgggtcccaaCGTCATTTAAAGTCTCTAAGCGATCCCAGGGGCCTCGAAAGAGATTAAACACTATGAGACCTATGAGGTCCGATCGTCGTAAAATCCAGAGGTTCTAAGGAATCTAGACTTTCAGGATCCCTGAATCCATATCTAAAAAGCCTAGAAAGGCCCAAGGTTCCCAAACGATTAGATCATCGCTTGACTCTCCAGTTCTTCGAAGACGATCCAAGATCCTAAGATCATCAGACGACCTGCATTTTTtccaaaagagagagaagtaAGCATCATATAAAGATCTCAAAAGAAGGAAAAAGCAAATCCAGAGAAGCTTATTTAAAGCCACAACAGGGCCATCATTCAAACAAATTCAGAGCAAGCCAAGAAAGGCCGCTACTACAACAAAGGAAAGAACATAAATTCAGAAGGAAGATCCTCCAGGCCTCGAATCGATATCCATCCTAGAATCCGGAGGAATGGTGGGCTCGTTCTCAAATGTAGGAACCGGGGCACCTTTATTCTTGGCCTCCTCCAAGACCACTGTCTTGTATTGCGCCAAAGCTTTGCCCAGATCCCATTGGTCGTTCTTTCTCTGCAACCATTCTCTCATCAACTCCCACCGAGCGGTAATTCTTGCCCCGCTTACAGCCATCACCGTCTCATGCCTCAGATTTTCCATGGCTTCTTCTAGCTCCTGGTTCTTCTTGCCAACACTCAATGCATCCTCCGAGGATTTCTCGGCCGACCTCTCCACATCCTTGATCTTATACTTAAGATCGCGAATCTCTAGTTCACGGGCTATGAGCTGGGCCTTCTCCTCCAAAAATTGATTCTTCAGTTCTTCCAGTTCCTCTCGGCTGATCTACGAGCTCTGAAGAGACAGCTGCTCCCCAAGGTGATATAGCTGGGAGATGTTCTACACGAAACCACACCAACCTATCAAGAGTCGGAACGGAaagaaatcaaaatcataaCAACATACCCGAAGTAGTCCTCCTTGAAGAACCTGGATAACTTCCAAGGGCTTTCCCGAAGGGAGAGTGGTACCATCATGAGGAAACACTTGAAGATTTAAGTTAGATAAAGCCGCGCCAAGATTCCCCGCTGAACGCACAACTTCAGCCGACTGGTATGACGCCCGTGTCGTCACACCTCCACCCCTGGCTTTCTTAGCATGAGTCAAAACAGAGGGTTCGATTTTCACCATCGTCGCCTGACGACTTCCAGTAATCATCAAATCATCGCCGGATACGGTTCTGCTCGCAGACCCCTTTTTTGCGGACATACTCTTCGCCGCCTTTTGATAAGCTACGAAAGGATCATTGCTAGTATCTCCAGACATGCTTCCTGAGCCAAAGAATGTTAATCCTCACGAGTATTCATAGCAAAGCAATCAAAAGTGAAAACGCTTACCCCAGGGGCTGCTACGTCGCAAGGCGCTATCACTAAGCAGGAAAGGTGCTTGAACCACAATATCATCTCCCTCCGGAATAGTAGGATGCGTTCCAGCTGCAAACACAACAAAGTGGGTCAGAGATCAGATAGAGCAGAACCATGCGTATCCCCTAGACCCACCTATAAAGTTCCAATGATAGGAGTGCCCCGGGAGCGCCATAAAAACGTATCGTTCCTGCCACTTTTTAATAAAAGCAGACCCCTTACGATCACTTCTCGGCATCTCCTCCACGATAGGCAATCCACTACGAGGACGAAGATGGAGCCGACCTTC
It encodes:
- the LOC106320830 gene encoding uncharacterized protein LOC106320830 — translated: MYDGTGDPDDHIAQYKQRMLAVALPKESREATMCKGFGSTLIGPALHWYINLPTRSISSFAGLSDKFIEQFASSRSLEKTSDGLYEILQHRVEPLRDYIAHFNEEKVAVPECSIPTAIFAFKKGLLPDGGLDKELTMYPCKTMEDVLSRAWEHVKLEEDVASRARLNPNRRPRRKILPKGIQGLQKQEPGQVPIPAIRKRRGDVWVYLARYLPSLNIHTRAGQQAEADGPTGLWCDFHRDHVHKTEDCVTLKIEVNELLQKGHLQEFLSEKAKAHLSKESSGKSKGDAPSSPPSQNRVIHVISGGSEVSGVSHATAKKSTRNAKHGLETTQPKRLLLNTDEISFTAKEQERILTPHHDALVVSLTIANCLVKRILVDNGSSSNIIFRTVYQDLGLEENTLTHKVTPLIGFSGEVKQTAGEIVLPVYDEGISLSTKFLVVDCQSAYNMILGRPWIHHMGAVPSTLHQIVKFPTLWGIRAIRGDQENSRSCYQTTLKGKTKRAYADRFAWPPLKTCKAAPARKIWSPQDPRPPPHIDKIGRSFNNYQPAISQINEWGTNTSTKPPRKRAPSRNQTEIGDL